A region from the Rheinheimera mangrovi genome encodes:
- the tyrA gene encoding bifunctional chorismate mutase/prephenate dehydrogenase, whose translation MNKVVSTPDPMAALLPLRQQIDQLDSQLVELLAKRAAVTAEVGRVKQQYALPLYVPEREQALIKARRQQAETAGVSADLIEDVLRRVMRESYQTQEAGFVCCRTPGDKVVVVGGAGALGKRFVSLFLRSGYLVEVLEQENWHQAKDMVQGAALVLIAVPIAVTEQVITQLPELDADTVLADLTSTKTGPLSAMLAKHSAAVVGLHPMFGPDISNIAKQVVVVSHGRDAEKYQWLIQQFKVWGAVLTEKSAQQHDELMQLIQAMRHFSSLVYGVHLAEEQADLQQLLELSSPIYRLELAMVGRLFAQNAELYADIMLSSSAVTGLLQRYQHRFNQLSHLLAARDKVGLMAEFAKGQQFFGPLADQFLQESRRLLQKASDERS comes from the coding sequence ATGAACAAAGTTGTAAGCACACCTGACCCTATGGCAGCTTTACTGCCGCTGCGTCAGCAAATCGATCAGTTGGATAGCCAACTGGTTGAATTATTAGCCAAAAGAGCCGCTGTCACGGCAGAAGTCGGGCGAGTAAAGCAACAGTATGCTTTGCCTCTGTATGTGCCTGAACGTGAACAGGCATTGATTAAAGCCCGTCGTCAACAGGCTGAAACAGCAGGCGTCTCAGCTGATTTAATTGAAGATGTATTACGCCGTGTGATGCGTGAGTCTTACCAGACTCAGGAAGCCGGTTTTGTCTGCTGTCGAACACCAGGTGATAAAGTGGTGGTGGTGGGTGGTGCCGGAGCTTTGGGCAAACGTTTTGTCAGCTTATTCCTGCGCTCTGGTTATCTGGTTGAAGTGCTGGAGCAAGAGAACTGGCATCAGGCAAAAGACATGGTGCAAGGCGCTGCTTTAGTGCTGATTGCAGTGCCCATCGCAGTGACTGAACAAGTGATAACGCAATTACCTGAATTGGATGCCGATACTGTACTTGCTGATTTAACCAGCACCAAAACCGGGCCTCTGAGCGCTATGCTGGCGAAGCACAGTGCTGCCGTTGTAGGTTTACATCCGATGTTCGGCCCTGATATCAGCAATATAGCCAAGCAAGTAGTGGTGGTCAGTCATGGCCGCGATGCTGAAAAGTATCAGTGGCTGATTCAACAATTCAAAGTCTGGGGCGCTGTACTGACCGAAAAATCTGCGCAGCAACATGATGAACTGATGCAACTTATTCAGGCGATGCGCCATTTCAGCTCTTTAGTTTACGGTGTGCATCTGGCAGAAGAGCAAGCTGATTTACAGCAGTTGCTGGAATTGAGCTCACCTATTTACCGGTTGGAGCTGGCGATGGTAGGCCGGTTGTTTGCACAAAATGCTGAGTTGTATGCCGACATTATGTTGTCCTCCAGCGCAGTGACTGGTTTGTTGCAGCGTTATCAGCACAGATTTAATCAACTATCGCATTTGCTCGCTGCACGCGACAAAGTCGGTTTAATGGCTGAGTTTGCCAAGGGCCAGCAGTTTTTCGGGCCTTTAGCGGATCAGTTTCTGCAGGAAAGTCGTCGCTTATTACAAAAAGCTTCAGACGAACGTAGTTAA
- the mtgA gene encoding monofunctional biosynthetic peptidoglycan transglycosylase encodes MISLWFHKLLSIIKYLAILTFSLVLLFAFVPVPVTGVMIERQIQALWNNHQSYELQHDWVPFEQMSAAVKQAVVAAEDQKFPDHYGFDTVAIEKALEYNSKGRKVRGASTISQQTAKNVFLWTGRSWFRKGLELVFTGLIELTWGKERILEVYLNSVEFGPGVFGVEAAAQTFFKRPASKLSRHQAALLAAVLPNPLRFKVQNPSPYVYKRQQWILKQMRQLAPIEQRLADN; translated from the coding sequence TTGATTTCACTTTGGTTTCATAAGCTGCTAAGCATTATAAAATACCTGGCTATTTTGACTTTTAGCCTGGTGCTGCTGTTTGCTTTTGTACCAGTGCCTGTCACTGGCGTGATGATTGAACGGCAAATTCAGGCGCTGTGGAATAATCATCAAAGTTATGAGTTACAGCATGACTGGGTGCCTTTTGAACAGATGTCTGCGGCGGTGAAACAAGCTGTAGTGGCGGCTGAAGACCAAAAATTTCCGGATCATTATGGTTTTGATACAGTTGCTATTGAAAAGGCATTGGAATACAACAGTAAAGGCCGGAAAGTGCGTGGTGCTTCTACTATCAGCCAACAAACGGCAAAAAATGTATTTTTATGGACAGGTCGCAGTTGGTTTCGCAAAGGGCTGGAGCTGGTCTTTACCGGCTTAATTGAATTGACCTGGGGCAAAGAACGCATTTTAGAAGTCTATTTAAACAGTGTGGAGTTTGGCCCTGGTGTTTTTGGGGTTGAAGCCGCAGCTCAGACGTTTTTTAAGCGTCCTGCCAGTAAGTTAAGTCGCCATCAGGCTGCGCTGTTAGCGGCAGTTTTGCCTAACCCACTGCGTTTTAAAGTGCAAAATCCCTCGCCTTATGTCTACAAACGCCAACAATGGATTTTAAAGCAAATGAGGCAATTAGCTCCTATAGAGCAACGTTTGGCTGACAATTAA
- a CDS encoding arginine/lysine/ornithine decarboxylase, with translation MRFYFPLIIIDEDFRTENTSGSGIRELAAAIEAEGMDVVGYTSYGDLTSFAQQQSRAAGFILSIDDEEFGAGSVEDSQSVLENLKGFVDKIRHRNPDIPIYLYGETRTSRHIPNAILRELHGFIHMHEDTPEFVARHIIREAKSYLDTLAPPFFRALTNYAQDGSYSWHCPGHSGGVAFLKSPVGQMFHQFFGENMLRADVCNAVDELGQLLDHTGPVAASERNAARIFNADHLFFVTNGTSTSNKIVWNSTVAPGDIVVVDRNCHKSILHAIMMTGAVPVFLMPTRNHYGIIGPIPRSEFEPATIRKKMMANPFCREKLEQNPDVKPRVLTITQSTYDGVLYNVEEIKSMLDGEIETLHFDEAWLPHAAFHDFYGDYHAIGEGRPRCETSMVFSTQSTHKLLAGISQASQILVQDAKQNKLDQHLFNEAYLMHTSTSPQYAIIASCDVAAAMMEAPGGTALVEESLDEALEFRRAMRKVDDEYGDDWWFKVWGPDDLTDEGLDHRDAWMLKAGESWHGFGDIAEGFNLLDPIKATILTPGLNVEGDFDDSGIPAAIVAKYLSEHGVVIEKTGLYSFFIMFTIGITKGRWNTMVTALQQFKDDYDKNAPLWRVLPEFIAKYPQYERIGLKDLCDQIHQIYRENNVAKMTTEMYLSELVPAMKPSKAFAAMAHKELDRVPLDDLIGRITAVMLTPYPPGIPLLVPGEVFNTIIVDYLKFAREFNGRFPGFETYIHGLVCEERNGKKEYFVDCVKAQ, from the coding sequence ATGCGTTTTTACTTTCCTCTGATCATCATTGATGAAGATTTCAGAACCGAAAATACCAGTGGTTCAGGTATTCGTGAACTGGCTGCAGCCATTGAAGCCGAAGGCATGGATGTAGTGGGTTATACCAGTTATGGTGACCTTACCTCTTTTGCTCAACAACAAAGCCGGGCCGCTGGTTTTATTTTGTCTATTGATGACGAAGAATTTGGCGCTGGCTCAGTGGAAGATAGCCAGTCGGTGCTGGAAAACCTGAAGGGTTTTGTTGATAAAATCCGTCATCGAAATCCGGATATCCCAATTTATCTGTACGGTGAAACCCGGACTTCACGCCATATACCTAATGCCATTCTACGTGAACTGCATGGTTTTATTCATATGCACGAAGACACGCCAGAGTTTGTGGCGCGGCATATTATCCGTGAAGCCAAAAGCTATTTAGATACGCTGGCTCCACCGTTTTTCCGTGCTTTAACCAACTATGCACAAGATGGCTCCTACTCCTGGCACTGCCCTGGACACTCAGGTGGCGTCGCCTTTTTAAAATCTCCTGTAGGTCAGATGTTCCACCAGTTTTTTGGTGAAAACATGTTACGTGCCGACGTCTGTAACGCGGTTGATGAATTAGGCCAGTTACTGGATCACACAGGTCCAGTGGCGGCTTCAGAGCGCAATGCGGCGCGTATTTTTAACGCCGACCATTTGTTTTTTGTCACCAACGGTACTTCAACCTCGAACAAAATCGTCTGGAACTCCACTGTTGCACCGGGTGATATCGTAGTTGTTGACCGTAACTGCCATAAATCTATTTTGCACGCCATTATGATGACGGGCGCTGTGCCGGTGTTCTTAATGCCAACACGCAACCATTACGGCATCATTGGTCCTATTCCGCGTAGTGAGTTTGAACCAGCAACTATCCGTAAGAAGATGATGGCAAACCCGTTCTGCCGTGAAAAACTGGAGCAAAATCCAGATGTGAAACCACGGGTTTTGACTATTACTCAGTCGACTTATGATGGCGTCTTGTATAACGTCGAAGAAATTAAATCGATGCTTGACGGCGAAATCGAAACTCTGCACTTTGATGAAGCCTGGTTACCTCATGCCGCTTTCCATGACTTCTACGGTGATTACCATGCGATAGGTGAAGGTCGTCCGCGTTGTGAAACCTCTATGGTGTTCTCGACTCAGTCGACGCACAAACTGCTGGCTGGTATTTCACAGGCTTCACAAATTCTGGTGCAGGATGCAAAGCAGAACAAGCTGGATCAGCATTTGTTCAACGAAGCTTATCTGATGCATACCTCAACCAGTCCACAGTACGCCATTATTGCCTCCTGTGACGTAGCTGCTGCCATGATGGAAGCGCCAGGTGGCACAGCCTTAGTGGAAGAGTCACTGGACGAAGCTTTAGAATTCCGTCGTGCTATGCGTAAAGTCGACGATGAATACGGTGATGACTGGTGGTTTAAAGTGTGGGGTCCGGATGATTTAACAGACGAAGGTCTGGATCACCGCGACGCCTGGATGTTAAAGGCTGGCGAAAGCTGGCATGGTTTCGGTGATATTGCCGAAGGTTTTAACCTGCTTGACCCAATCAAAGCGACCATTTTGACGCCTGGTTTAAACGTAGAGGGCGATTTTGATGATTCAGGTATTCCGGCTGCTATTGTGGCGAAGTATCTGTCTGAACACGGTGTCGTTATCGAAAAAACCGGTCTGTACTCCTTCTTCATTATGTTTACCATCGGCATCACCAAAGGCCGCTGGAATACTATGGTGACAGCGCTGCAGCAGTTCAAAGACGATTACGATAAAAACGCCCCACTGTGGCGGGTATTACCTGAGTTTATCGCCAAGTACCCTCAATACGAACGTATTGGTTTAAAAGACTTATGTGATCAAATTCACCAGATCTACCGTGAAAATAACGTGGCTAAGATGACCACTGAGATGTATTTGTCTGAGCTGGTACCAGCAATGAAACCATCCAAAGCTTTTGCTGCTATGGCGCATAAAGAGCTGGACCGGGTGCCGCTGGATGATCTGATAGGCCGTATTACCGCTGTGATGTTAACGCCGTACCCGCCAGGTATCCCACTGTTGGTGCCGGGTGAAGTCTTTAATACCATTATTGTGGATTACCTGAAATTCGCCCGCGAATTTAACGGACGTTTCCCGGGCTTCGAGACTTATATCCATGGTCTGGTTTGTGAAGAACGTAATGGTAAAAAAGAATACTTTGTTGACTGCGTAAAAGCTCAATAA
- a CDS encoding LOG family protein: protein MSGDIPLYQRHLSSAREATEQQSQDLLEHPSYRLAFADNDFLMQDELRHVRLQLEYLKPQLILEQNQIKATVVVFGSARFVSRQQAEQMVAEAKTQLKQYPEALELQQKLKVAQRQLKNSAYYEAAAAFSRIVTEHSQSCPDTSLMIISGGGPGVMEAANKGAYQAGGQSIGLNIVLPHEQKPNPYITPQFCFRFHYFAIRKMHFLQRARALVAFPGGFGTLDELFETLTLLQTGKANTVPVILYDKNFWTRLINFDLLVEEGLIKAEDMQLIQFVDTPEQAWQAICHCYQL, encoded by the coding sequence ATGTCTGGTGACATCCCCCTGTATCAACGCCATCTGAGTTCTGCCCGTGAAGCAACAGAACAACAAAGTCAGGATTTACTTGAGCATCCGTCCTACCGACTCGCCTTTGCAGACAATGACTTTTTAATGCAGGACGAATTACGGCATGTGCGTTTACAACTGGAGTATTTAAAACCCCAGCTGATCCTGGAACAAAATCAGATTAAAGCCACAGTGGTCGTTTTTGGCAGCGCCCGCTTTGTGTCGCGTCAACAGGCAGAGCAGATGGTGGCCGAAGCCAAAACTCAATTAAAACAATACCCTGAAGCTTTGGAGCTGCAGCAAAAGCTCAAAGTGGCACAGCGTCAGCTGAAAAACAGTGCCTATTATGAAGCGGCGGCGGCGTTTTCACGTATTGTGACGGAGCATAGTCAAAGTTGCCCTGATACCTCCTTAATGATTATCAGCGGTGGCGGGCCTGGGGTGATGGAGGCTGCAAACAAAGGTGCCTATCAGGCGGGTGGGCAAAGTATTGGCCTGAATATTGTGCTGCCTCATGAGCAAAAGCCCAACCCTTATATCACGCCGCAATTTTGCTTTCGGTTCCATTATTTTGCCATTCGCAAAATGCACTTTTTACAACGTGCACGGGCTTTAGTCGCCTTCCCTGGTGGTTTTGGTACTTTGGATGAGCTGTTTGAAACCCTGACTCTATTGCAAACAGGCAAAGCCAATACAGTGCCAGTGATCCTGTATGACAAAAATTTCTGGACCCGTTTGATTAACTTTGACCTGCTGGTCGAGGAAGGATTGATTAAAGCTGAAGATATGCAGCTGATCCAGTTTGTCGATACACCGGAACAAGCCTGGCAAGCGATTTGCCATTGTTATCAGTTATAA
- a CDS encoding MBL fold metallo-hydrolase RNA specificity domain-containing protein, whose product MPLDASLTFLGAAEQVTGSCYLLKLQDQQILLDCGMTQGENQITEWNKFRFAFRPKDIDYVILSHAHIDHSGLLPLLVAKGFQGKIYCTQGTALLLGVLLKDSVHLYLKDLEWQNKQLARQGKKLLDPVMAVQDVEQVLDCCHPIGYKQKVTVCEGLELEFLDAGHILGSAIVQLAVKHGKAMRQLVFSGDLGNPATVLMPDPSPVKTADLVLMESTYGDRNHQPLQNTLEEFANALEEAHKAGGNVFIPAFALGRSQEILYYLGLLYHQGRLKQKMVVLDSPMAIEITKIYSELMAEFDRKDTKVLQGYGARDLQSFLPILRLASSMEESMALNRVSGGAIVIAGSGMCNGGRIVHHLKHNLWKSSNHLIFVGFQAKGTLGRRLVDGEKRVKLFGQNIAVKATVHTIGGFSAHAGQDELVGWARMIGGQPRFYLVHGEPKAQQALQSRMMDYGLHCQIAEKGQQIKL is encoded by the coding sequence ATGCCATTAGATGCCAGTTTAACCTTTTTAGGGGCTGCAGAGCAGGTCACAGGCTCTTGTTATCTGCTGAAGCTGCAAGACCAACAGATTCTGCTCGACTGCGGCATGACTCAGGGCGAAAACCAAATCACCGAATGGAATAAATTCCGTTTTGCCTTTCGCCCCAAAGATATCGACTACGTGATTTTGTCTCATGCTCATATAGACCATAGTGGTTTATTGCCATTGCTGGTGGCGAAGGGTTTTCAGGGCAAAATTTATTGTACTCAGGGCACGGCCTTACTGCTTGGCGTGTTATTAAAAGATTCAGTGCATTTGTATTTAAAAGATCTGGAATGGCAGAACAAGCAGTTGGCCCGACAAGGTAAAAAGCTGCTTGACCCTGTGATGGCGGTGCAGGATGTAGAGCAGGTGCTGGATTGTTGCCATCCGATCGGTTACAAGCAAAAAGTGACGGTCTGTGAAGGGCTGGAGTTAGAGTTTCTCGACGCCGGTCATATTCTTGGTTCCGCGATAGTGCAGCTTGCAGTCAAGCATGGCAAGGCGATGCGCCAGCTAGTATTTTCCGGCGATTTAGGTAACCCAGCCACAGTGCTGATGCCAGACCCAAGCCCGGTAAAAACTGCTGATCTGGTACTGATGGAAAGTACCTATGGCGATCGCAACCACCAGCCCTTACAAAATACACTGGAAGAGTTTGCGAATGCGCTGGAGGAAGCACATAAAGCAGGCGGCAATGTGTTTATTCCAGCTTTTGCTTTGGGCCGTAGTCAGGAAATTTTGTATTACCTCGGACTCTTGTACCATCAAGGGCGGTTGAAACAAAAAATGGTGGTGCTGGATAGCCCGATGGCGATAGAGATCACCAAAATCTACAGTGAACTGATGGCTGAGTTTGATCGCAAGGACACCAAAGTGTTGCAGGGGTATGGTGCCCGTGACTTGCAATCCTTTTTGCCTATCCTGCGACTGGCGTCCAGTATGGAAGAGTCTATGGCGTTAAACCGCGTCAGTGGCGGCGCTATTGTCATTGCAGGTTCTGGCATGTGTAATGGGGGCCGTATAGTGCATCACTTAAAACACAACTTATGGAAAAGCAGCAATCATTTGATTTTTGTTGGTTTTCAGGCCAAAGGTACTTTAGGCCGGCGACTGGTAGATGGCGAAAAACGAGTGAAGTTGTTTGGGCAGAATATAGCAGTCAAAGCCACTGTGCATACCATAGGTGGTTTTTCTGCTCACGCTGGTCAGGATGAGTTAGTGGGCTGGGCAAGAATGATTGGCGGCCAACCACGGTTTTATCTGGTGCATGGGGAGCCTAAAGCTCAGCAGGCGCTGCAGAGCCGTATGATGGACTACGGTCTGCATTGCCAGATAGCTGAAAAAGGTCAGCAAATTAAACTATAA